Genomic segment of Rhodocaloribacter litoris:
CGTCAGGGAGCGGAGCGCCGTCGAGTAGCGGTAGAGCTCCGCCTCCGGCACCTGCGCGATGATCTTCTGGAACGGTCCCTCGGCTTCGATGCCCTGGATGCGGGCACGGCGCGTGTTCAGGTCGCCCATCACGTCGCCGGTGTAGGCCTCCGGCACCAGGATCTCGACGTTGTAGATCGGTTCGAGCAGCACGGGGTTGGCCTGCCGGAACGCCTCGCGGAAGCACATCCGGGCCGCCGTTTTGAAGGCCGCCTCGTTCGAGTCGACCGAGTGCATGCCGCCGTCGTAGATGACGACGCGCACGTCGCCCACCGGATAGCCGGCGATGGGGCCGTTCTGCATGGCCTCGGCCACCCCTTTCTGGATGGCTCCGAAGAACCGTCGCATGTCGATCACACCGCCGACGATGGCATCGATGAACTCGATCCTGGCGCCCCAGGGCATTTCCATCTCGGCCTTGCCGCGCACCGTGATGTCGGCGTCGGGCTGGAATTCGCCGTTGAGGGGTTCCACCAGGAGCGCGATGTCGGCGAACTGCCCGGCGCCGCCGGTCTGTTTCTTGTGGCGATACTTGGCCCGGGCCTTCGTCTGCACCGTCTCGCGGTAGGCGACCTTGGGGCGGGCGAACTCGACGTCGACGCCGAAGCGGCTCTTGAGGCGGTAGCGGGCGATCTCGAGCTGCATCTCGCCCTGCCCGCCGATGACGATCTGGCCCAGGAGCGGGTCGTGCGTGACCACGAGCGAGGGGTCCTCTTCGACGAGCTGGTGCAGGCCCTGGGCCAGCTTGTCTTCCTCGCCTTCCCGCACCGGGCGCACGGCGACGCTGTAGCGCGGCTCGGGAAACGCGATGGGTTTGATGACGACCCGGCTGCCCTTGCGCCGCAGCGTGTCGTTGGTGTGGGTGGCACGCAGCTTGACGAGGGCGCCCAGGTCCCCCGCCACCATTTTGGCCACCGGGTCCCGCTCGCGCCCGTTGATGGCGTAGAGCTGTCCCAGCCGCTCCATGTTGCCGGACTGGGCGTTTTCCAGGTCCATGCCCTGTTCCAGCGTGCCCGCATAGACCCGGAAGAAGGAGTAGTCGCCCACGTGCTGTTCGGCCATCGTGCGGTAGATGAACGCCACCGGTTCGGCGGCCGGGTCGGCCTGGACCGGCTCGCCGGAGGTCGTCTCGGCCGGCGGCATCTCGGCCGGCGAGGGGCACACGTTGTCGATGAAGCTCATCAGGCGGGTGACGCCGATCTGGTTCGTGGCGCTCGTCAGAAAGATGGGGAAGAGCTCGCGCCGGAGCATCGCCTCGTGCAGGCCCTGCCGCATCTCGTCCTCGCTCAGTTCGCCCTTCTCGAAGTAGAGCTCCATGAGGGCCTCGTCATTCTCCGCGATGTTCTCGACGAGTTCGTTGTGCAGTTCTTCCGCCTCTTGCTGGAAGGCCGGGTCGATGTCGCCGAGTGCGGGGTTGCCGTGCTCGTCGAAGGTGAGTTGCTTCATCAGGAGCACGTCGATGATCGAGCGCGTGCCGGTGCCGGCGGGCAGCTGCACGACCGTTGCGCCCCGCCCGAAGCGCTCCCGGACCTGGCGGACGACGTCGCGGAAATCCACGCCGGGCTTGTCCATGTGGTTGAAGACGAACATGGCCGGCTTCTGCATCTGCTCGCCGGCCTGCCAGGCCAGCTCCGTGCCCACCTGAACGCCTTCCGCCGCATTGATCACGTACAGGGCCGTGTCCGCCACCTTCAGCGCCGCGATGACCTCGCCGACGAAGTCGGGGTAGCCGGGGGTGTCGAGGATGTTGATCTTGTGCCCCTTCCACTCGACGTGCAGCAGCGAGGTGAACACGGACATCTGGCGTTCCCGCTCGCTCGGGTGGTAGTCGCTCACGGTGTTGCCTTCCTCGATGCTGCCCATGCGCTGCAGGGCCCCGCTGGCATGGAGCATCGCCTCCGCGAGCATCGTCTTGCCGCTTCCCTGATGTCCCACCAGCGCAATGTTCCGAATGTGATCCGCATCGTAGACGTTCATACACTTGCTCCCCTTTGTACCGCACCGGGCGGTGAATCCAACGTGCCACGGAAAAAAGCGCCACACGACCCGGAGCCGGTGGCGTTCTTCGGAACGCGGGCCTGAAGCCGTCGCACTCCGCAACCCGACAAAGATACGCGTGATGGTGAAATAGTCAAGAAGCCGGAGCGGGGCCGGACACATTAACGCGGCCATCCGGGTTGGAGCGCGGATAGCCGGCCCCGGGCGGATCGCCGCCGTCGCCGGATCCGTCCGGGCCCGCGTATCCTGCGGGCCGTCCTGCCGTTGCGGAACCGGGCACGGCTTTCGGCTTTTGCACAGCGTATGTCTTGCCTGCTCGCCATAGAGACCGCCACCGACGTGTGCAGCGTGGCCCTGATGCAGCACGGCACCGTCGTGGCGGCGTCGACGCTGGTTCGGCCGCGGGCCCATGCGGAGAACCTGGTGCCGATGATCCGCGATGTGCTCGGCTATGCCGGGGTGCCGCCGGAGCGACTGGAGGCCGTGGCCGTCTCGAAGGGGCCGGGCTCCTATACCGGCCTCCGCATCGGTGTGAGCACGGCCAAGGGGCTGGTCGTCGCGCTGGGGATTCGCCTCGTGGGCGTGCCTTCGCTCGAAGCCCTGGCCGCACAGCTCGTCCCGGTGACGGCGCCGGGCGACCTGATCTGCACCGCCTTCAACGCCCGGCGGGACGAGGTCTATGTCGCCGCCTTTCGGCGGGCCGCGGACGGTCTCACGCCGGCCGCCGAGACGGCGGCCCTGCCGGTGACGGCCCTGGCGGACTGGCTGCCCTCGCCCGGGGCCGGGCGCCTCTGGCTTGCCGGCGAGGGGGCCCCGGCGGTGGCCGCGGCGTTGCCGCCCGCCCGCCGGGAGGACCTGCACCTGGTCGATCCCGCCTGCCTGGTTCCCGATGCCGGCGCCGTGGCCCGCCTCGGCCGGCTCCGCCTGGAACGCGGCCAGACCGAAGACCCCGCCACGTTCGAACCTTTTTATCTCAAACCGTTCGTCGCTCGAAAGGCCCCGCGCTCGGCTTTCGAGCGCCTTCCTTTCTGAGAGCCTGCCGGCGTGGGGCGCTCCCGGCGGGCCGCCCCCGCCCGGACCGCCCCGCCCGGATCAACCCGAAACCGACTATGGCCTGGTTCAGACGCAAAGAAGCCGGCATCCGCACCGGACGCGCCGAGCAAAACGACGTGCCGGAGGGCCAGTGGATCAAGTGCCCCGAATGCAAGGAGATCGTCAATCGCCGGACGCTTGAAGAACAGCTGCGTGTTTGCCCCAAATGCGGCTATCACTTCAAGATGGACAGCCTGGGCTATTTCCGTCTCCTCTTTGACGACGGTCGCTACGAGCTCTTCGACGAGCACCTTCGACCCGTCGATGCCCTCTCGTTTGTGGACCGCAAGCCCTACACCGCCCGGCTGCAGGAGGCTTCCCGCAAGACCGGCCTGCACGACGCCGTGCGCAGCGCCGTGGGCCTCGTTGGCGGGCATCGCCTCTCGGCGGCCGCGCTGGACTTTACCTTCATCGGCGGCTCGATGGGGTCGGTCGTCGGCGAAGTCGTCGCCCGGAGCATCAAACGGGCCTATACCGAGGAGATCCCTCTGCTCATCATCTCCCAGAGCGGCGGGGCCCGCATGATGGAAGGCGCCCTCAGCCTCATGCAGATGGCCAAGACGAGCGCTCACCTGACCCGCCTGGCCGAACGCGGCCTGCCCTACATCTCGCTCATGACCAACCCCACCACCGGGGGTGTCACGGCCTCGTTTGCCATGCTGGGCGACTTCAACCTCGCCGAACCCAAAGCCCTCATCGGCTTCGCCGGGCCCCGCGTCATCCGCGAAACGATGGGGCAAGACCTGCCCGACGGCTTTCAACGCGCCGAGTTTCTGCAGGAGAAGGGGTTCATCGACTTCATCGTGGACCGCCGCCACCTCCGGACCCGGCTCATCCACCTCCTCGACCTGGTCCTGGAGCCGAAGTCGTCCTGAGGCCCGCATACCATGTAAAACGCCCGGCACCGCCATGCGGCACCGGGCGTTTACAGCTACTGGATAGACATCACCCTTTAAGAGGCCTAGAGTAGCTCACCCGCTCCCAATATAGGCGCCTGCGGGGCAAAGGCAAGCCGGTCTTCGACCAACCCGCTTTTTCTTTCGACGAATCAGAGGGATCCGCCCGTGACGCGCAGGAGCTCCTCGATCGACGTGTCGCCCATCTTGACCACCTCGCGGGCGGAGTCCTGCAGCGTCAGCATGCCTTCCTTGACGGCCTGGTCCCGGAGCGCCTCCTCGTCGATCATGTCTTCGGCTTCCATGATCATGCTCCGGATCGTTCGGGAGAAGAGCATGGCCTCGGCAACGGCCCGGCGGCCCTTGTAGCCGGCGCCCCGGCAGGTTTTGCAATGCGGGTCGTTCCCCGGCCGGTAGAAGGTCGTCGCCGCGATCTCTTCCGGTTTGAAGCCCAGATGCCCGAGGAGGTCGTGGTCGAGGTCCGTGTCCACCGTCTTGCAGGTGGGGCAGAGCTTGCGGATGAGCCGCTGCGCCACGACCAGGTTGATCGCGTACGCGATCAGAAACGGCTCCACCCCCATCTTGTAGAGCCGGCTGACCGCACTCGGGGCGTCGTTCGTGTGCAGCGTCGAAAACGTCAGGTGCCCCGTGTTGGCCAGCTTGATCGCCAGCTCGGCCGTGGCCCGGTCGCGCATCTCCCCCACCATGACGATGTCCGGGTCGTGCCGCAGAATGGCCCGCAGCGCCCCCTCCAGGTCGAGCCGGTGACTGAGCTTGATCTGCCGCACGCCCTTGATGATGTACTCGACGGGGTCCTCGACCGTCAGCACGTTGACCTTGGGGCTGATGACCTGGTGGAGGGCCGCCACGAGCGTGGTGCTCTTGCCCGAGCCGGTCGGGCCGGTCAGGATGACCATGCCGTGCGGCTCGCGGATGGCGGCGTTGAAGCGTTTGAGGGCGACCTCCAGCATGCCGAGTTCGCGCAAGTCGGTGAGGACCTTGC
This window contains:
- the fusA gene encoding elongation factor G, giving the protein MNVYDADHIRNIALVGHQGSGKTMLAEAMLHASGALQRMGSIEEGNTVSDYHPSERERQMSVFTSLLHVEWKGHKINILDTPGYPDFVGEVIAALKVADTALYVINAAEGVQVGTELAWQAGEQMQKPAMFVFNHMDKPGVDFRDVVRQVRERFGRGATVVQLPAGTGTRSIIDVLLMKQLTFDEHGNPALGDIDPAFQQEAEELHNELVENIAENDEALMELYFEKGELSEDEMRQGLHEAMLRRELFPIFLTSATNQIGVTRLMSFIDNVCPSPAEMPPAETTSGEPVQADPAAEPVAFIYRTMAEQHVGDYSFFRVYAGTLEQGMDLENAQSGNMERLGQLYAINGRERDPVAKMVAGDLGALVKLRATHTNDTLRRKGSRVVIKPIAFPEPRYSVAVRPVREGEEDKLAQGLHQLVEEDPSLVVTHDPLLGQIVIGGQGEMQLEIARYRLKSRFGVDVEFARPKVAYRETVQTKARAKYRHKKQTGGAGQFADIALLVEPLNGEFQPDADITVRGKAEMEMPWGARIEFIDAIVGGVIDMRRFFGAIQKGVAEAMQNGPIAGYPVGDVRVVIYDGGMHSVDSNEAAFKTAARMCFREAFRQANPVLLEPIYNVEILVPEAYTGDVMGDLNTRRARIQGIEAEGPFQKIIAQVPEAELYRYSTALRSLTQGRGLHRATFSHYEPMPRHVQDKVVAEAAALEEA
- the tsaB gene encoding tRNA (adenosine(37)-N6)-threonylcarbamoyltransferase complex dimerization subunit type 1 TsaB, with amino-acid sequence MSCLLAIETATDVCSVALMQHGTVVAASTLVRPRAHAENLVPMIRDVLGYAGVPPERLEAVAVSKGPGSYTGLRIGVSTAKGLVVALGIRLVGVPSLEALAAQLVPVTAPGDLICTAFNARRDEVYVAAFRRAADGLTPAAETAALPVTALADWLPSPGAGRLWLAGEGAPAVAAALPPARREDLHLVDPACLVPDAGAVARLGRLRLERGQTEDPATFEPFYLKPFVARKAPRSAFERLPF
- the accD gene encoding acetyl-CoA carboxylase, carboxyltransferase subunit beta is translated as MAWFRRKEAGIRTGRAEQNDVPEGQWIKCPECKEIVNRRTLEEQLRVCPKCGYHFKMDSLGYFRLLFDDGRYELFDEHLRPVDALSFVDRKPYTARLQEASRKTGLHDAVRSAVGLVGGHRLSAAALDFTFIGGSMGSVVGEVVARSIKRAYTEEIPLLIISQSGGARMMEGALSLMQMAKTSAHLTRLAERGLPYISLMTNPTTGGVTASFAMLGDFNLAEPKALIGFAGPRVIRETMGQDLPDGFQRAEFLQEKGFIDFIVDRRHLRTRLIHLLDLVLEPKSS